Proteins from one Chitinophaga oryzae genomic window:
- a CDS encoding SelT/SelW/SelH family protein, which translates to MKPVITIEYCPKCGWLLRAAYMAQELLTTFTAELGGVTLRPSETAGTYTIFLNEQQVFDRKEAGHFPEIKWLKQLVRDLVAPGKQLGHSDR; encoded by the coding sequence ATGAAACCTGTCATCACTATCGAATATTGCCCGAAGTGCGGCTGGCTCCTCCGCGCAGCTTATATGGCCCAGGAGTTGCTGACCACCTTTACGGCTGAACTGGGAGGGGTAACATTGAGGCCCAGCGAAACGGCCGGCACCTATACCATCTTTCTGAACGAACAACAGGTCTTTGACCGGAAAGAAGCAGGTCATTTCCCTGAAATAAAATGGCTGAAGCAACTGGTGCGGGACCTGGTAGCTCCTGGTAAACAACTCGGACATTCCGACCGGTAA